A stretch of bacterium DNA encodes these proteins:
- a CDS encoding glycosyltransferase family 39 protein, producing MFKKNQVHLILLLSFLLVVFLSKLRTLNTPFYWDEIGWIRSAYWLSGENLFRALPGFHPLGTFFGHPPGLHVSMAFLFKLFGKSIWLAHFFIVCISFAGVYFTYLLGAYLFGTRVGVFAALFLFFTPMYFAQSGMYLGDVPVTTFGVMSLYFGLRKQYLPYLISSMYLVSIKETGAAIVLAFLIYLVITGYKKESRFGVEILKYSIPLWAIAAFLLLQKFTAGKFVGIYAFEYDIYKHTFAQIFEDFVLILKWIFIYQYRFLFTLLIALHFVINRKTAFRKELLLFFIVMLLATLPFSYFMFLPRYLLPSMPYLCITAAWAIFELVRSNRLSLGLSAAIVTLYGFSLAGSTSYGNNEWNMKYINIVNMHRSMCEYIETRFPRSSILAVFPLNSALSKPDLGYVSKPVRAVSLTRHMKTKCCDLVVFSYLSDRKPPSRWMQFIKQDQRLLIKRMKAENFVTELYGAALPEAPGNQKHGK from the coding sequence GTGTTTAAGAAGAACCAGGTCCATCTTATCCTCTTACTGTCCTTTCTTCTGGTCGTATTCTTATCAAAACTGAGAACACTAAATACTCCATTCTACTGGGACGAGATCGGCTGGATAAGGTCTGCCTACTGGCTTTCCGGTGAAAATCTTTTCAGGGCGCTGCCAGGGTTCCATCCTCTCGGAACGTTCTTCGGACACCCTCCGGGATTGCATGTTTCCATGGCTTTCTTATTCAAACTGTTCGGAAAATCAATCTGGCTGGCACATTTCTTCATCGTATGCATCTCCTTTGCCGGCGTTTATTTTACTTACTTGCTGGGAGCCTATTTATTCGGAACACGTGTCGGAGTTTTCGCCGCGCTCTTTTTGTTCTTTACTCCTATGTATTTTGCCCAGTCCGGAATGTATCTCGGGGATGTGCCGGTTACAACATTCGGAGTCATGAGCCTCTATTTCGGGCTGAGAAAGCAGTACCTGCCCTATCTCATTTCGTCGATGTACCTTGTTTCTATTAAGGAAACCGGAGCGGCTATTGTTCTCGCGTTTCTCATTTATCTCGTCATAACGGGATACAAAAAAGAATCAAGATTTGGCGTGGAAATCTTGAAATACAGCATTCCCCTCTGGGCAATTGCTGCCTTCTTGCTTTTACAGAAGTTCACGGCTGGAAAATTTGTGGGGATCTATGCGTTCGAATATGACATCTACAAACATACTTTCGCGCAAATCTTTGAGGATTTTGTGCTGATTTTAAAATGGATTTTCATTTATCAGTATAGATTTCTCTTTACCCTTCTCATTGCTTTGCACTTCGTTATCAATCGTAAAACAGCATTCAGGAAAGAACTTCTCCTTTTCTTCATTGTTATGCTGCTTGCGACGCTGCCATTCTCATATTTCATGTTTCTCCCGCGTTATCTTTTACCATCCATGCCTTATTTGTGCATAACCGCAGCATGGGCTATTTTTGAATTAGTCCGTTCGAACAGGCTGAGTCTAGGATTGAGCGCAGCCATTGTAACACTGTATGGTTTTTCATTAGCAGGCTCGACTTCCTACGGTAATAACGAATGGAATATGAAGTACATCAATATCGTTAACATGCATCGGTCCATGTGTGAATATATTGAAACTAGATTTCCCCGATCCTCCATACTGGCAGTGTTTCCTTTAAACTCGGCCCTGAGCAAACCCGATTTAGGTTATGTCAGCAAACCTGTTCGAGCTGTAAGTCTTACCAGGCACATGAAAACGAAATGTTGTGATCTCGTTGTTTTCTCATACCTTTCGGACAGAAAACCGCCATCACGGTGGATG
- a CDS encoding radical SAM protein, with protein sequence MLPSTISENKKGILDECSNKSILVEHLPYYYHVHLNMPCNQKCIMCVPDGNHKRDLLSFEGFLSFFEQIRPYAEHITLIGGEPLMYPWIQEVLELLADHPIAVTINTNATMLNERIIPRLLALHELNLKCSIDAADPATYYRIRGTDVFGKVTENLARFAGLTRTMENIRLIPVYVVMRENLREVLPFLDFAETLTPHRVEFHPVRHVINWHVTNGTGWIFAGKEQSCEFFSEEYNSVMRQAAERCERTGISYEVQYV encoded by the coding sequence ATGCTGCCCTCAACCATTTCTGAGAACAAGAAAGGCATACTGGATGAATGCTCCAATAAATCGATCCTTGTAGAACATCTACCTTACTACTACCACGTTCACCTGAACATGCCTTGCAACCAGAAGTGCATCATGTGTGTTCCGGACGGCAACCACAAAAGGGATTTGCTTTCTTTTGAAGGATTTCTCTCCTTTTTCGAACAGATTCGTCCCTATGCCGAACACATTACTTTAATTGGCGGTGAACCTCTGATGTATCCCTGGATCCAGGAAGTCCTTGAGCTTCTGGCTGACCATCCGATTGCGGTAACAATCAACACGAACGCAACCATGCTGAACGAGAGAATCATTCCCAGGCTTCTTGCGCTCCACGAATTGAACCTTAAGTGCTCCATCGACGCCGCGGATCCTGCGACCTACTACAGAATTAGAGGGACGGACGTTTTCGGGAAAGTCACTGAAAACCTGGCGCGCTTTGCAGGTTTGACACGAACGATGGAGAACATTCGCCTCATTCCGGTTTATGTGGTCATGCGTGAGAATCTTCGGGAAGTGCTCCCCTTTCTCGATTTTGCCGAAACTTTAACTCCGCACAGGGTGGAGTTTCATCCGGTCCGGCATGTGATCAACTGGCACGTTACCAATGGGACGGGATGGATTTTTGCAGGTAAAGAGCAGTCCTGCGAATTCTTTTCAGAGGAGTACAACTCGGTCATGAGACAAGCGGCAGAAAGATGCGAAAGAACAGGAATCTCTTACGAAGTGCAATATGTCTGA